From Hydractinia symbiolongicarpus strain clone_291-10 chromosome 11, HSymV2.1, whole genome shotgun sequence, the proteins below share one genomic window:
- the LOC130613568 gene encoding uncharacterized protein LOC130613568, with protein sequence MRDIARHHVADINEPDVQQVLPNGGPTFDWNNYAIQSFGSQWPINADTWLQSISEEAERNELQLADDCTLPQINILNANELQRTVIGINLQHLLQVAKGTLPTGTQPLRLLIQETAGVGKTFIITALTRIVRRIFKRNSAVMNLAPTGAASVLIPNGRTIHSITPPPHKLKKDKNLNSVQLSDYPLGDVSLRKLRKYTGMHENNELKLFQLNIDERSMQSKLLVAWCSQRLREATGDFDNYYGGVPAVNFFGDLGQLGPIRALDLHQPPKHDDSTINFAGYAIYRSFQDVIFLTETMRQGPDQLALLQRLLRIRNGSINQQDWQDINSRYEDALPQTEKCNFSHGRVLTLMETWNEVNEENHNKLASLGVPVAVIPSRGRGKHHSLTDKQLGQIPLRSLMAVGATVILTKNQKGLTGLGLNNGAMGKVIAILYSPNMSPPEFPIAVIVDFPNYKGPIWIPEHPTWIPITAVEGRCESNCCSRNGLPLMPGYAITIAKSQGMSIGDGKTATHMRIKLQQSIQMEKNNLGTAYTAFSRCEKERNWALVEPITQERLLYVNTHPRMKARQEEEQRLKALSNETIKKFDITIVKYINLLKDLDEFCDDDIEDAVCPSPSADCSCIICTSQS encoded by the coding sequence ATGAGAGATATTGCAAGGCATCATGTTGCTGATATCAATGAGCCGGATGTACAACAAGTTCTTCCCAATGGAGGGCCTACATTTGATTGGAATAATTATGCAATTCAAAGTTTTGGTAGTCAATGGCCAATTAATGCTGACACATGGTTACAATCTATATCTGAAGAAGCAGAAAGAAATGAATTGCAGCTGGCTGATGATTGTACCTTACCCCAAATAAACATCTTAAATGCTAATGAATTACAGAGAACAGTCATTGGTATAAATCTTCAGCATTTATTGCAAGTTGCAAAAGGAACTTTGCCAACAGGTACCCAGCCATTACGTTTATTAATACAAGAAACAGCTGGTGTTGGGAAAACATTCATCATTACTGCGCTCACCAGAATCGTTCGGCGTATTTTTAAGCGAAATTCTGCTGTTATGAACTTGGCCCCAACTGGTGCAGCATCAGTCCTCATACCTAATGGTCGCACTATACATTCAATTACTCCACCACCACACAAACTgaaaaaagataagaatttaaattctgtccAGCTTTCTGACTATCCGTTGGGTGATGTATCTCTAAGAAAGCTGAGAAAGTATACAGGTATGCATGAAAACAATGaactgaaattatttcaacttaATATTGATGAACGTAGCATGCAGTCGAAGCTTCTTGTGGCCTGGTGCAGCCAAAGATTAAGGGAGGCTACGGGAGactttgataattattatggtGGTGTACCAGCTGTCAATTTCTTTGGTGACCTTGGTCAGCTTGGACCAATTCGTGCTTTGGATCTACATCAGCCACCAAAACACGATGATTCGACAATCAACTTTGCTGGCTATGCAATCTATCGCTCGTTTCAAGATGTTATTTTTCTTACAGAAACAATGCGTCAAGGCCCAGATCAGTTAGCTCTTTTGCAGCGACTACTTAGAATACGTAATGGATCGATCAATCAACAAGACTGGCAAGATATAAATAGTCGTTACGAAGATGCTTTGCCACAAAccgaaaaatgtaacttttcgcATGGTCGCGTCCTTACATTGATGGAAACATGGAATGAAGTTAATGAGGAAAATCACAATAAATTAGCTAGCCTTGGTGTGCCTGTTGCTGTAATTCCATCAAGAGGCCGTGGTAAACACCACTCTTTGACTGATAAGCAACTGGGTCAAATACCGCTGAGATCTTTAATGGCAGTTGGTGCAACTGTAATACTCACTAAGAACCAAAAAGGTCTTACGGGCCTCGGTCTTAATAATGGTGCGATGGGAAAAGTAATTGCAATCCTTTATTCGCCAAATATGTCACCACCTGAATTTCCTATAGCTGTCATTGTCGATTTCCCAAATTATAAAGGCCCAATATGGATTCCAGAACATCCAACATGGATACCAATTACTGCTGTTGAAGGTCGATGTGAATCTAATTGTTGCAGCAGAAATGGCCTGCCATTGATGCCAGGATATGCGATAACAATTGCTAAAAGTCAGGGTATGTCGATTGGAGATGGTAAAACTGCCACCCACATGCGTATCAAGTTACAACAATCAATtcagatggaaaaaaataaccttggtaCAGCTTACACTGCATTTTCAAGATGCGAAAAAGAAAGGAATTGGGCACTTGTCGAGCCAATTACTCAAGAACGTCTCTTGTACGTTAATACACATCCTCGTATGAAAGCCAGACAAGAGGAAGAGCAACGGCTGAAAGCATTATCAAATGAAACCATCAAAAAATTTGATATCACTATAGTAAAGTATATTAACTTGCTGAAAGACCTTGACGAGTTTTGCGATGATGATATTGAAGATGCAGTTTGTCCTTCACCATCTGCAGATTGCTCATGTATTATATGCACATCTCAATCATAA